The following DNA comes from Augochlora pura isolate Apur16 chromosome 6, APUR_v2.2.1, whole genome shotgun sequence.
TCCCGATGCACATGCCTATTTCTTACAGGTTCTCCTCCATCGTCAAGACCCGGGGCATACGTCTGTCCTTCGAGAAGAAGCAGAAGCTGAGGGAGGACCTGAAAAGAGTCAAAGAATTGTCAAGATCGATCAAGGCCGAGAAAGCTGCGCAAAAGGAGGCCAAGAAGGAAAGGAGAAGAGCAAACCTGAAGCGTGCCGAAGAAAACCAAAAAAAGAGCGAGGTTGTCCAAGTGGTGAGtaggaaatatataattatgcgATAACTGTTTTATAgacatatgaaaatatatttctgtgtACTTCGATCTTCACCTTCATTCAAACTACAACTCTTATTTCAGATTACAAACACGGCaaagttgaaaaatatcaaaagaaaGCATCTGAGAATGATACAGAAAAGGGACACGCTCAACTTGTAAAAtacatacattataaaaataaacgcttgttaat
Coding sequences within:
- the LOC144471714 gene encoding coiled-coil domain-containing protein 86, with protein sequence MVEEPNAIEKVTRMEDILADSAAVNDADTSNTKTVKTKKKKEQLPEIPKGKPKSGRVWKEQKTRFSSIVKTRGIRLSFEKKQKLREDLKRVKELSRSIKAEKAAQKEAKKERRRANLKRAEENQKKSEVVQVITNTAKLKNIKRKHLRMIQKRDTLNL